The nucleotide sequence TGGGTGCCAATTTTTACCCCTACAAAACCCTCAAGGTCTAGCTGTTCTGAATGTCTTTTCAGCATGCATTCTGAAAGTGTGGATAACATTTCCAcagtaatttaattttgaattttgaatatgAAGATGATTGGTGATTGCTCGCAATGGCCATCTAGACTTGCCTTTACTTGTCTGATACTTTTACAGTATTTATGAACCCATACTTGTTTCTAGGTTTAGTAGTTTAGCAAACATAATATCAAACCTGTGTGTAGATGAGCCTGGAAACCCATTGTGGGATATCCCAGTTGCCCCTAGTGATGGTTGAAAATTAATTTGGGAACAATAGTTTCAGTGTTGACTTGCTCCTGGGTGCACCCACCTGTACAGGCATGTTCACCGTTGAGTTTTACTGTTTAACTATGTATTATCTTACATTGCCTCACTTATTTTCATAGCCACCCTTACAAAGGGAAACTCACACAGCttatgttttacatatttatcacgTCTGCATCTGGCTGCTCCCAAGCCATACTGTATTAGCAGCACTGCTCTGGGGTATAGCCGcactgacattacattacattacatctattTGGCggacatttttattcaaagtgATGTACAACGAGTGCCTACTGATGGTCATTAGAACAATTATAAAATACAgatccgataaggtacaatactcattttgtaacagttattcatagcgatgaacacattaagtccagttcgcacagtaaacattactgaCGCACTCTGGATCTGCACTTGCGATCCTTATGGCTCTAAGTTCAACGCCCCTCTTGCTGAAGCTCCCCGTCCCTCCagctgtggggtgtgggggggggggggtagcccgagtgctctgctgaggtgggggtgtgtcccGCGTGTCTCTCTCCAGGTACCTGCTGGAGCAGGACTTCCCCGGGAGCCGGGTGGGGCCGGAGCCCACCACCGACTGCTTCACCGCCATCATGCACGGCGACTCGGAGGGCCTGGTCCCCGGCAACGCCCTCATCGTGGACCCCAACAAGCCCTTCCGCAAGCTCAACCCTTTCGGGAACACCTTCCTCAACCGGTGAGGGGGCCTGGGacaccggggtggggggggggaggggcaggggcctGGGACAccgggggggctggggcaggggcgTACCTGAAGGAAAAAGGGAGTGAAGTTGAAGTCCCTCTTGGAGGTGGTGAAGCCGGGGGCAGGGTGAGgcgagggggggaaaaaatgagacGTGTGGAATGTCAAGTCTCCTTGCCAAAATTTTAAACGGGGAGGGACCTTATTTGTGGAAAAATTTAGAAAGGCAGAACATTCtcgagaaaggggggggggggggagctttttGAGGTATTTAAAGGGGACCTGGGACCTATGACAAGTTCAAGGGGGAAAGAGAATGTGCGAAAGGTCAGAGAGGTGGACTGATGGAGAGTGAAAGGTACAGTGAAACTATTCCCCTCCGCCTTGTTTACCGCTTCAGACGGCCAGGCCTCGGTGCTGGCAGAGCCGCTCGCTTTTAAGCACCGCTGGCTGTGGAGGCCCGATAAACCCAATCTCTGGCTTCCGTGAACGGCTCCTTCTTTTGCCCAGAAAAACATTCGGTTTCTCCCTCGCCTCAGGCGCGGAGCCGATGCCTGTCGTCCCGTCGTGCGGTTCGAGTTTCACAGGGTAACTACGGGAACCTGCAGTGACCCGTTACCCAATCGCACGGCCCCGATATCTAGGTGCCTAATCCAGACGGCTACTGATTTTCGTCTCCACGGGCTCCTGTccgttttctttgtttttttggttttttttttaacttcctgTCCGGGGAAAGCCGTGCTCCCGTTCGGCCCCTTTCAGCCACAGGAAGCGCCCGGCGGCCCATCGTTAGCGCGCCGTATTGTTTGATTCTGGCAGACGTGAccgttctgtttttttccccgcaGGAAGCAGACCGCATCGAgcgggaggggttgggggggggggggcatttccaCACAATGGGCTCTGGCTGGGAGGGGTGCGGGGGCCCCGGCCCCGAGCTTTGGATCGCATTAGCGAGCGTGACGACAGATGTGCTTTTTCGCTAATTATACACAgttctcccagcatgctttgcattGCTGAAGAGGGCACGTTTTATAGAGTATGACAACTAGGTGAAGGGGAATCCTGCTTCAATACTGATAAATGCTTGCTTTCCAGGTGATTCTAGGGGCCAGATTCTGTCCTGAAATGCGTAGGAGAGATCAGTCAGGTTTGATTGACTGGTATAAGGAAGCCATCTTAgattctctgccccccccccccctttgtgtcAGGTTCCAGTGTGCCCACTTGCCCAatcaggtcctggagagcaTCAGCATCATCGACACCCCTGGAATCCTATCTGGAGCCAAGCAGAGAGTGAGCCGAGGTGAGacgccactccccccccccccccccccccccccacccaccccacccaaaatCACACAGTCCAGTCCCACTATATACTGTAGCCGGGGACCCTTCCTTTATAGAAATAGCTGAGGGAACAGAGCTTGCATTATACCCTTCACTTCATGCTTAATCAGAATAACCATACATAAGCTCAATATTAAAGTGTACAGCTGAAAAATTTGGTGAGCTACAGACTATTCGCGACAAAGAGATTTTCCTTtcatgatttggctctgtactctgcaatttcatatgtaaataatacacatgtggttaaagtgcacattctcagcttttgttTAAGGGTATtctatacactttggtttcaccacgtAGAAATTGCAGCAATTTCTAAACGAACATTTATCCCAAACTCTGTGGAGTTCACGGTATGTAAAAGTTTTCCTGATGTTAGGTTGCCCTGGAAATGTGCGTCTGACAGGCAAACAGAATGTGTCATATGACCGTGGCTTGTGGAGGAAAGAGATGGAAAGATGGTGTAAACAGCGAAGCTAGATGAATCAGCCGCTGAGATTCCACAAATCGGAAAGATCTCCCATGTTTGCATCTGGGAGGCGTGAAGAAGGAGGAAAGAATGCGGGGCTTGGCGAGGAGGAGAAGGGCAGAGGTGGGGCGAGGAGGGAGATATGAAgggtgtgcatctctgtgtgaaccaccccccccccctcccttactCAGGGCTTTGTCCataaaggggaggagaggggagggtaggggaggggcggggcggggcggggtggggcagggcaggatgTGGGATATTGCCAGAGATGACTCTGTGAAGAATTCCGGTCATGTTTTGTTGCAAGTCGCACTAGATAagtgaatataatgtaataatgctaGTGTTTCTCTCAGGGGAAAACAGAGAGATATTATTCTTACTGAAATGTATCCTTTGAGAGGTGAAGCCTTGaacttcccccctcctcccctccctcccacattCTCTTCTGTATATTGCTAaagaccaaccccccccccccccgcaacatTCTTTCCAGTATATTGctaaagaccccccccccccccccccccccccacagacataGCCTAGTATCGAATCCGGTGCCAACTGTGTCTGGCAACCCTGCAGGGTGATGCATTATTGGCCtttgcccagggagggagggattcagtcaggCAGAATGACTGCGTCTCATTGCTCGCCAGCACCCCCCTCTGGTCAGTTTGGCACCCGCAGTCTGCTTCCTCAAGCTGCTCATGACGGACACTTCCTCCACCTCATGTCTGTGCGAGCTCAGCTTACGgacagtgatgtgaaaagaagcggtggctaatgcaatgcatttaagAGGAGGCTGCATGCTCGTCTGCGCTCTGCTGAACTGGATACAGCAACGAGCATGGCGGTAAAACTGATTAGGCGTTGTGATAATTTGGGATAAGAAGTGTTATACAAAGCATTAAATGCCCCCGTTACTACCAccccttctccctccttctGCCAGGGTACGACTTCCCCGCGGTGCTGAGCTGGTTCGCCGAACGCGTGGACCGCATCGTCCTGCTGTTCGACGCCCACAAGCTGGAGATCTCGGACGAGTTCTCGCAGGCCATCGGCGCTCTCCGCGGCAACGAGGACAAGCTGCGCGTGGTGCTGAACAAGGCCGACATGGTGGGCACGCAGCAGCTGATGCGCGTCTACGGCGCCCTCATGTGGTCGCTGGGCAAGGTGTTCGGCACGCCCGAGGTGCTGCGCGTCTACATCGGCTCCTTCTGGTCGCAGCCGCTGATGGTGACCGACAACCGGCGGCTGTtcgagctggaggaggaggacctcTTCGCCGACATCCAGAACCTTCCGCGCAACTCCGCCCTGCGCAAGCTCAACGACCTGGTCAAGAGGGCGCGTCTTGTCAGGGTGAGACTCCTAATGCCAGGCTGCTGAATTTCccataaactctctctctctctctctgaacacCTGAGAAGGGAAGATATACTGTTCTGAACCAAAGATCTCCTGATCTCTTGATGGTTATTTGCCTGGTAGGTTGTAAAAGCCAACACTGAGGTCCAGGCCCAGGGTTAAGAATAGTTTCTATAAAGGTGCCAAATGCTGCTTTCAATTGATGCCGGGTCATAGTTTCCTCCAAGTCAGGAATACCTTACAACTCGTTGGCGTTCGTGTGGCTTTATGGTTGGAAAATTGGAAGAAAGACTGAGGCGATTGATTATGGGCCATATGTGTGGCTGCActtcaactgttttttttgtggtcagCCTTCTAGGCTAGCAATCAACTAGCTAGTTATATCAAGCACTCTTTGGCTATTTCAGGGGGTTAAagacatactatgcaggatttcttagCCTGTGTTAACAATCGAAGAAGtatcctcctctgtcttcaaccTCAACCACTAACGCTGAGTAAGTCTCCCCACCTAATGTAGCTATGGATAGCTAGAGATAACATTAGTATCAGGAAATGAGTGACCGTGAGCGACGGTAAGAAGGCAGATCCGATTAtagcttaattaattccattatgctGAAGGTAGTAgtgattttattattgtaaCTTTAAATTTGAACATTTCAGGCCCTCTCAAGTCTCTATTGTCACCAGCTTCACACTGCTGATAATGTTACATACAAGTCCCACAGAAAACAAACCGACTCCGCCATTGCTTTAAATCTCCTTGGCAAACGTCAGCTGGGGCCAGTAAGGAAAGGCACttccaaggttaactctagttATTGAATGAGCTCTATCTGCTTGTCTCTTTGCTTCTCTGTATCTGGACTTCTTCGCTAGCTAGCTCTGCAGCcacactccccactccccccacagAAAACAGCgccacacccagaaatgtcccaaacacattttagaataacaaatacaggtaaaggtgcacaaattcggCAAAAGTTCGTAAAGACAAAGATTGTCAGTGCAGCGTATATATggcttagcatggttattttataatcttCCCAAAGTAAAAATCTTGCATGGTATGCCTTTAAGAATGCAAATACCACAGGGAATTGAATGCTGCTGTACTGTAATTATCAAAGAAcgtctgttttatatttatagctGTGATTTACTTTGGTGAGGTGGTTCTGAAGTACGGCTTTATTGTACGGAATGTCTTCCTGTTCACGCAGGACGACATTTTGTTTGACGAAGGGCAGTTACATCACAACCCCAGTTTGTATTGCACCTAGAATTTCCCAGAGTTGATCGTCCAACATAAAGCGTTTGTGTGGACGTTACCTGCAGGGAGATTCACGTAGACCCgtaaatccaaaaaaacaattgaaagtAGCTTTATTATCGACTTCGTCCGAGAGATTGACTAGatcactgcagccaatcacattgcAGAAGCTGTTCTCTTTCGGCGTATTAATGCTTGCAGCACTTCAGGGCTCTTTTTCACTGGTTTGAAAACTTTTTCTCTACATGCACCCAGACATTGATAGGTAaagactaaataaatacaacgcCCTCTGGGCATTCATAACTCCAAACCAAATGAGGGGTGACCCTGATTAAAACGATTACGTTACAAGTTTTCTGGTAATCATcttttgtgtgcttttgcaTTTTGGGTTCTTCAACTGTTGCATACACTCCCCCTTGGATACGCCTCTACGCTCCAGCAAATCATTGCtcgatttatttttgttaacaCACAGGAATATTTTATGTCAGGTTTCCAACACAGATGTTTCCAATATAAAAGCAGATGTCACGGATTTCGGTTCTTGGCGTTCAGGCTTTCCGCAGCTCACCGTCTGGAGAGACTGCAGTGTTCTTGTAGCTGCATATTTTTGAGTTCAGGGTACGAGGTGTAGCTGACAGGCTACTGAAAATTAAAGCTTTGTTTTAGTCGACTGAAATTGGGTCATTGGGTCTTACCAGGAGAACAGAACGCCTTAATTTCCCCACTGGGGATTGCTAAAGTTATCtgtctgagagctgtgtgtgctcGGTCTTTTGAACATTCCTGATACCAAAACGGCTGCAGTGTTTTGATACAGCGCAGCTGGCTCAGCGTAGCAGTGTCTGGGGGTAGACATTTTGTTGAACGGCTGCCTGAAACAAAGCTAATGACCCGGATTAaaatgagaatgtttgtgtacGCAGCACTTCGAGAGGAAAGACGGCTGAATGCGTTCCATAatctttcctcttcctgtgtaatgttgattttttttttccttccaaaaaTAGGCCCATTTATTATGGAAGTCATTTGAACACAAGGGGTTAACCGAGGGATAGTCATCAGCCCCTGGTCTTGTTGCATGcagtttaaatgtaattttaaaaatgtatttataaaatacttTTCATGAACCCAAAGAAGCTGTGCAGAGGATAATACATCAAATGACTAACAGAATAGGTGATgcccttacagaaatggaatacactgcaatataatgtaaatatgcagtgtttttaatatatatatatatatggtcaCAGatatgcaattagaatgttcttatctgaacattcttgtactgatgtaacaatcgctactgataattgaaagcagtggagttctagaacactgacataattttgggggaaaaaatatccaaagaaaactactcttcaaagggataaagaaacttgttttttaaataaatttgttgcTGTACCTTAAagcaacattattttttgtaGATGTATAATGGGGTTATTGATGCTTTATTAGCTATTAATATCTGTGCTATATTCTGCAGTGTCACCTCTTATTTTGCATGCCTTCCAATAAAATCTGtcacctccctcaccctcctctgTCCCAGGTTCACGCTCACATCATCAGCTATCTGAAGCAGGAGATGCCCTCTGTCTTCAGGAAGGACAACAAGAAGAAGAACCTCATCTACGAACTGCCCGTCATCTTCTCCAAGATCCAGCTGCAGCACAACATCTCTCCCGGAGACTTCCCAGACTGTGCTAAGatgcaggtctgtgtgtctgtccttttCTGGCCCAGTGAAGCTCTGGAGTCAAATCTGATCCCACATGTCtggattaaaatgttctttataATAGCCATGCACCTCTCCTTTAACCCTCTAatgtgtaagatcacaaatatgtgattagaatgttcttaactgaacattctaatgctgatgtcacaatcactgctcctaacagaaagcaatggagttctagaacactgacttagaattttgaagaaaagaaaaaacactccaaataaaaccaactcttcaaagggttaacttGAAATAGCAGTtcagacaacaacaaaaaaaaaggccccaGGTTTTGAAGCATATCTCACCCAAAGCCCAAACCACTAACTGCGTGTCTCAGACTCAGCCCCATCTTCACTGACACTCCCTGCCCTCCTTCCTCTGTTCTCAGGAGAAGCTGGCCGTTCACGATTTCAACAAATTCAAGCCCCTGAAGCCCAACATGATGGCCGCCCTGGACGAGCTGCTGTCCACTGACATCGCCAAGCTGATGCCCCTGCTGAAGCAGGAGGAGATGGACGCGGGGATCCAGGCCGGCGTCCAGGGCGGGGCTTTCCTCGGGAGCCGGGGCGGGCCCTTCCTGGAGGGGGACCCCTTCGCCCCGATGGATGAGGACGGGGAGGGGAGTGACATGGAGGACGAGGACTGGGTGGTGACCAAGGACAAGCCCAAGTACGACGAGATCTTCTACAACCTGTCGCCCAACGAGGGCAAGCTGAGCGGCACCAAGGCCAAGGACTGGATGGTGAGCACCAAGCTGCCCAACTCGGTGCTGGGCCGCATCTGGAAGCTGTCGGACGTGGACCGCGACGGCATGCTGGACGACGAGGAGTTCGCCCTGGCCAGCCACCTGATCGAGGTGAAGCTGGACGGGCACGGGCTGCCCCCGGAGCTGCCCGCCCGCCTGGTGCCCCCCTCCAAGCGCCGGCACAAGGGCTCCGACGCGTAGACACTTCCTgtggcccccgggggcccccgCCGGCCCTCCAGCTGCATGTCCGTTACACAGCTGGCACTGCCATCTTATTTTTCTGTCTCCGTTACCCTCTTTATCTGTCTCgcccagtctgtctgtctgtctgtctctgtgtctgtctgtctgtctgtctctgtgtccgtctgtctcatGTTCTCGTTacttgctgtgtttgtgcatctgttGCCCTTACTCTTTTCCCAAATAGCTTTCTGCCTTTTTGTGAGTTACTCCTGCATTTCTCTGTACACTAAAACATAGAGATTTTATGACCTAAGCTCCCTGTATTCCCAGCCCAAGTCGctctttttgaattttttaaaatctatacTTCTAATCCAAGCAAATTAAACCACGGGCACGGCTATCCCATACTCGCTTATTTTTCTCCCACAAAAACAAGGCATCTAATGCTGACATAGTGTTGGGGGTTTGACTGACAACAGAGTCAACAACAGTATTATGCATGGTGCATTACCTATAATATCGGTCCTCATCAGAGCTGTAGCTACTTGCTAAGCAAATAACTGAAGCCTTCTGCCCACAGCGCTGTTCAGCCGATTACTTTGTCGTTTTGGAGCCACGCATCACGCTGACTGCCAGCCGGACAGTATGTTTATTCACGTGCGGCTTAAAAGCTCTTTGAATATTAATTTGCATTGTGGGTGCGCCTGAAATAGCAGGAGCCGAACGTTGACTCGCCTTCACTCCCGTTCTAGCGCGCCTCGCACTCTCCGCGTGACAGCACTGTGTTCGGTTATCCGCGCTTTCCTCTTTTGCTCCTGGTTCAAACAAAGCGTCTATTTCATTTGCGtttcttattttaatgtgcTTGCGTTTTTTTATGAAGCCGAGAAAAAGTTGAGTTTCATGAATAAAGATAGCATTGTGCGCCTGCCCTGGATATTTTATGAGAGCTTTTGAGTAATGACACTGACTACTGTACACTGCCTCATTGTCACCCATGTTTTCACCATCATTAATGGCCAATAAAAACGTACTGGTGTAATGCTGGTGTGATTATTTGAAGTAcataatatttgcatatttcaaaCTTTGTATTGTTCACTATGTACAGAGAAAAATCATGGAGAGGGACAAGAGAAGATGAACAAGAGGGACAAGAGAAGATGAACAGATATCCCTGATTGATAAATGTACTAAATAAcctaagtaaaaaaaatatatataactcACCACTCATTAGCTCAGGTGGAGAGCTAATTTAGCCAATtgaatcaggggatgattaggtgtcAAGTTCAAGAGAGCCAGgctgggaatttagccaggacactggggaaccccctactctttgcaacaAGTGGCACaaggtctttaatgaccactgtgagtcaggacctcggtttaatgtctcatccgaaagacctCCAACTGCACAGTGTTCCCCTCACTGCACTCGGGCATTGGGGTTTAAtcgaccagagggaagattgccccctgctggcccaccaacaccacttcctaccactgcagttttcagttttaaagtattgattctgaaaacagtatatttatattatctTAATGTCAGCAATACCAACATTTGCAGGAAGTAAAATATTACTCAAAGAGCCTGTTGGGGGCAGCACAGCGGtgcagtgaatagcactgtTACGTCACGACAAGAAGGTACCGAATTTGATTCCTGATCAAGGGCCTTTCtgtctggagtttgcatgttctccccatgtccgcgtgggtttaTTATTacgtaggtgtgagtgtgtgagtgaattgtgaGTTGGGCCCTGCAATTGATtagtaaaatgtccagagtgtatttttgtctttcacccactgcatgctgggatagacttcaacccccc is from Anguilla anguilla isolate fAngAng1 chromosome 9, fAngAng1.pri, whole genome shotgun sequence and encodes:
- the ehd2a gene encoding EH domain-containing protein 2 encodes the protein MSRWGRKNKNTKMPEVIRTVTEGLKSLYRKKLLPLEQYYGFHDFHSASMEDADFDNKPMVLVVGQYSTGKTTFIRYLLEQDFPGSRVGPEPTTDCFTAIMHGDSEGLVPGNALIVDPNKPFRKLNPFGNTFLNRFQCAHLPNQVLESISIIDTPGILSGAKQRVSRGYDFPAVLSWFAERVDRIVLLFDAHKLEISDEFSQAIGALRGNEDKLRVVLNKADMVGTQQLMRVYGALMWSLGKVFGTPEVLRVYIGSFWSQPLMVTDNRRLFELEEEDLFADIQNLPRNSALRKLNDLVKRARLVRVHAHIISYLKQEMPSVFRKDNKKKNLIYELPVIFSKIQLQHNISPGDFPDCAKMQEKLAVHDFNKFKPLKPNMMAALDELLSTDIAKLMPLLKQEEMDAGIQAGVQGGAFLGSRGGPFLEGDPFAPMDEDGEGSDMEDEDWVVTKDKPKYDEIFYNLSPNEGKLSGTKAKDWMVSTKLPNSVLGRIWKLSDVDRDGMLDDEEFALASHLIEVKLDGHGLPPELPARLVPPSKRRHKGSDA